DNA sequence from the Vanrija pseudolonga chromosome 7, complete sequence genome:
CAGCAGCACGTTTGGCTTTGTGTCTCCACAGGCGatgggcgcgcggccgggATCGCTGCGGCTGCGTGATGGCGCCAGCCCGTCGGCGTACCATGCGCCGGTCGTGTCCCCGTCGGTCGCGTTCGCCGACAGACCGGGCTCGACGCACGACCGCCCGCTGTCAAACTACGACGGGTTGAGCTCGCACGCCATGTCGCTGAGTATCAGGAACAGGAGCtacggccgcgccgacgacgacgcgagcatGCGCGCCATCCGCCGCAGGGGCAGCTGGGAGAGCGGCGAGAGCCGCTGGTCGTGGCGCCCTGGTGCGGAGCCGGCTGGCGTGTTTGCCatcggcggcgctcgcggccgcggcgagctggcagaggacgacgcgAACAGAAGCAGCGTGTACACGCACAACAGCTACAGAACGCCCCTGGCGGGTATTGGCGGCGGGATtgaggatgacgaggggGGGATGACAGCGATTacgagcgagtcggcgctggGGAGTCACCGGGCAGTGAGCGTGGTGGTGtaggcgccgagccgcgagcgcagcgagcggtgagcgcgagggtgtggcgtggcgagtggcgagcggtgacggcgagggtgtggtgtggcgaAGATGTGGCTGTCGTTATAGTCGCAATACTGGCAGTGGAAACCCCGACCCCTGCGTCGACGATTGTACACACATACACTGAAAACAACGCAGTTGTAGATTTATGCATTGTACAGTCAAGTCGGTCTGGTCTACACGTACACCACGTCTACTCCACGCCCCACCAGAGCTGTCCGACGCCCTTGGCGTAGCCTACAATCTCGTTTCCGCTAAGCTTCGACTCGCCGTAGATACGGTCGACAAACGTGATGGGCACCTCGCCAATAGTGTAcccgagcgcgcgggcgcgcacGACAATCTCCATCTGGAAGACGTACCCCTTGGACGTGCAGCGCGCGATGATGTCCTTGATCGCGTGGAGGCGGTACAGGCGGAAGGAGCCCGTCAGGTCGGTGATCCCCGGCTGCAGCACGGTATCGGCGAGGAAgttggcgccgcgcgacacGAGCTTGCGCTTCAGGTCCCAGCCGTATACACCGCCGGGGCCGAGGCCAATGTCCACGCCTGGCGCGGGGGCTGGGGAAGGGGTAGAGTTGTACCGCGTCCCAgtgacaatgtcgaggtTGTGCGCCTTTTGCTGCTTGATGAACTCGGGGATGAATTTGGGCTGCGAGAgcgcgtgagcgtgagcgaagcgaacgcgcgcgcgtgggtgggggacgccgacgcgacaacgatcacgacgacgacgacgccaccaGGCTggtcacgacgacgacggccgcgtgcCCGCTGCCCTCtggcggcacggcacggcacggcacgaacgcgcgcgcacgcgcgcgccgaagTGAGggaacgccgacgcgcccgccaCACCGCTACACTTACGTGGTGCGAGAAGTCGGCGTCCATGATGATGACAAAGTTGCCCGTGGCAAAGTTGAGGCCGTGGACGTAGGCGGTTCTGCggtggtgtcagcgctgTTTCAAGGACTCTTCGACCAGCGTACCCGAGACCGAGCTTGCCTGCGCGGGGCTTGAGGacctgggggtgtgagcggggtgcGGAGGGGTCAGAGGGAGAGGAAGAGccggcagcaggagcaggaggcgtCGTGaagcctgcctgcctcgctcgCACGCTTCGCGTGCTCCCTCGGCGCACTCACAATCTTGTCATCTCCGTAAATCTTGGCCAGCTGCCGCGCGACGTCCTGCGTGCCGTCCGGGCTcgcatcgtcgacgacaatAACCTCCCAGTTGAGGCCACTGCACGATCATCAGcaccactcccactcccccACGCACTTCTCCTCAAACGTCTTGGCCAAGAGCCAAACAATCACGGGCAGGTTCTTGCGCTCGTTGTACGTCGGCAAGATGACCGAGTACTTGTCGTTATCTggggtcggcgtcagcgagttCTGCCTTGCACGGCCTACCAGAAGTCTGCGCCATGTCGATGATGGTGTGCTGGGACATGGGGTGGAGCCTCGAggtggctggctggtgatCCTGATTTGTTGTGAGCAACGACCACGACCCGACCACCTCCacgtctcgtctcgtcgtgggaagctgggcgcggcggcgcgtcacgacgacggtgccTGGGCGACGGAGGCAAATGGGCGACAGGTCATAGCCAACCCGCGGGACCAATTCCCAGATCAGCATCACTAAAAAACCATCGCTATGGCTTAGTGGAAAAGCGCCAGGCTCATACTCTGTGTGACACCTGGAGATCCCTGGATCGAGACCAGGTGGCGATACGACGTTGATCTTTTGTGTTTTCGGGTGTCTCGTTGTTTTGGGTTGAGATAGAGGTAGCGGTGGGGTGGTGTTGAGGTGGAAGAAACAGGAGGGAGATCAAGGCCGATCGGTGACTTACTTTTTGCACTagcgtgggtgggtgatcggcgccgtgtgtggcggtggtgtcggTGTTTACACGTGTGGTCGTGTGAGTCGGCAGACACTCGCTTCACACCCGGGCCTATGGGGGTGTGAGAAGCTGTGTTGAGGTCCGGTGGGGAGGCGGATAGACCTCGCTCGTCCTTTCGttgggagagggaggggcgggcgggctgaggcgggcgggccgcTGTTGCGAGCGGGTACGCTATGTCGAACGCTATGTCGAACGCTATGTCGAAGGGGACAGTGTCCGCCGTGACGCTTGCGACTGACCTTGGTGGTGGGCTGGGATACGCGAGAACGTATTGAAGTACTCGTTTCTTTGTCACGGGGACGGGAGTGCAGGCTGCCGGACCGCCGGCGAGAGTGACTGCAAGTCAGAGGGTAAGGGTGGAAAGAGCGTGGGTAGAGAGAGAACTGGTCGATAGAGAGCAACTTACGAGGGGGGACGAGTAAGTGACAAGATGGGGAAAGGGGGATGAGCGAAACGAGCGATGCTCTCGTCGCAGCAACCTGGATGACAGGGCGTGAGATGGCACGCTCGAAGATGGGAGGTGCGTGGCGGACGAAAGGTGTCTCATACACAATCCACCTCCCTCGCcaaggcagcgagcggcccGAGCTTGTCCCACCTACACGCACAATCTCGGTCACGCAGCAATGCGCCTGTTATCTTCTCCGGCTTCTCAGCCTCACGTCTTTGCTGAACGCCGACACAAGCCGGAatgcggcgagcgcggggacTCCGGTCGCCGATGATCCCCCGCCAACTGATATATTACTCGCCTTCCTGCATCTCACGGTCGACTGGACGTCCTCACCAGAGCACAGTCACCCTCAGCAAAAGGATGTTCGAAGCCTGGCGAAACAGCCACACCGCGTGTGCTGATCGACGCAGCTCACGCGCAGGCACCAACTGCCACCAACACCGCGGCAGTCCTCCGGCTCTTAACCACCGGCCCCTTCCAACCCCAGCCCCCACGTCCCCaaacccaccccacctctCGCCAAGCATCCCCCGCGACGATCCCCACCCCCGTAGCAGCCCAAAACGCGATGCACGCGCCAAAAGCACGACCCAACACACCGATGATGCCACACCACGCGGCATCCCGAAAGATATTCCCTGGCTTCTCACCCGCCCGCGCATCTCGCCCGGCGACCGCACCAGGCCGATGGACGGCCAAGTCCGTCCCGGGGTATCATTGCGGCGGCTGACGTGAAGgtgcgcggtggtggcgcggaCGGGCGAGATGGAGCGTGGGATGCAGGTTTGTCGGCGATgcgcgtgggtgtgggtgtggacGTCTTAACATAGCTCGaagagacgacgacggcgacgagaaAGAAAGAAAGAGCAGACATAAAGAAAGCAGCAAAGACAAGACAAGACACCCACCACTCCACGGCTTATCGGCGTCTTTCCGGCCCCACACCCATTCGGATCTTGGCACGGGGAGCGAAAACATTTTCGGCGCGGCGAGACGAGACACCACAAGCGAGCGGCGACACGTTGCATTCTCCACATTATAGtgacagcgacagcgacgacaacagcCAGCGATAACgatgagcagcagcacaacacCACTACCATCAACAACAAGCGgggtcacgccgccgccgccagaacCACAAGGCGCAGCGACGGcacccagcccacccacATCGCCACCAGCCTCCAGGCCGCACACACCAGACGACACCGAGCTCCCGCCACTACCGACCATCCGCGGCAAAGCGACGGTCAAGCGCGGCTCGTCCTTCTCCGGCCCGGgcgcacggccgcgcgcagcgtccGCCAGCCGCGTGGCACCGCCAGTAGCGGGAGACTCGGCGGTGgcagatgacgacgacgaagacgacgacaacaaggaGATCGCGCCCCTGCCCGATGTCCACCGCTCGCGGTCGATGCGGGCGTCgttcggcgctggcgggaAAGAcgcacggccgcgcgcttTCAGCtccggcgcagcgggcgcagcgacgacggtgcgcaagcgcgccgccagcgccgcgggccagccagcagccggcACAAcagcgggcgacggcgtgccccccgccggcgcctcgtcgccgccgaccgcgttCGCCGCGCTCGGACCCACCGTGTCCCGCAtgtcgtccatgtcggcgcgcacgtTCGTCGACCCCGTCGCGCTGgtctcgatgccgacgctgACGCGGGAGGAGACGCGGACgatgcggcgcgcgcgggcacgcGCGGGCACGGTGACAACGatggcgtcgctcgcgcgcatggTCAGCTCGCAGACGGTCGACGAGAAGCCTAAAGGcggagaagaggaggagggcgtcgaggagctcgtcgcggtgcagatcaccgacgacggcgaggagattGTCTACCCCGACGGGGgggtcgaggtgagtggcAAGGCCAAGAGGAGacaagctgacgccccaggcCTGGTCGTGCCTCTTTGGCGGCGTCTGCGCGGCGCTGTGCGCTTTCGGGCTGGCTGCGAGCGTCGGCGCATTCCAGTCATACTACCGCGAGAACCTGTTGGAGGAGTATCCTTCGTAAGTGGCGTGCGACGCGTCGGTGGCCGCGTACGACGTGCTGACACaccgccagctcgaccaTCGCGTGGATCGGCTCGGCGCAAGCGGCCGTCTGCTTCGGCCTGTGTATCTTCACTGGACCCCTGTTCGACCGGTACGGCTGCCGCCCCCTCCTGGCGACGGGCACGCtgctcctcgtgctcgcgttCTGCATGCTGTCCCTCTCGACAAAGTACTACCAGATCTTCCTGTGCCACGCTACGCTGATGGCGCTGGGCGCGGACCTGATGTttgtgagtggcggcgtggcaTGTGTGGCACCTTGCACTCGTACTGACCACGCCCAGATCGTCCCCatgggcgccgtcggccagtGGTTCTTCCTCAAGCGCGGCCTCGCGTTCGGCATCCTCATgaccggctcgtcggccggcgcgatcATCTGGCCGGCCATCATCGCCAACCTGCCGCAGAAGATCGGGTGGGGGTGGACCATGCGGCTCATCGCGCTGCTGATGGGCATCCTCGGTATTCTGGCCACGACGTTCGTCAAGACGCGTctgccgccccgcccgccgggGCCATTCTTCCACCTCAGCGAGTTCAAGAACCCCGCTTATGCgttcgtcgcggcgtcgttCCCGTTCCTCGTGTTTGGATTCTTCTCCTTCCTCACTTTCATCGGGACGTATGGGTCCCTTGCGGGCCTGGGCGACTTTAGCCCGTACCTCCTGTGagtggcgccgtcgccaccgcctgCCCACAACCCAACTGACACCATCACAGCATGATCACCAACGGGTCGTCCGGTATCGGCCGCCTCGTGTTCGGATGTAAGTGTGCTGCAAGCTTCTCCTCTGTATTCCAGCTCACGCGCCAGTCtccgccgacctcgtcggcacgTTCAACGTGGCCATTGTCGGCATCTACTCGATGTCGATCCTCACCTTCGGCTGGCTGGGCATGAAGACGGCCCCACCGCTCATCGCCCTCTGCGTGCTCTACGGCTTCGTGAGCGGTGCACCCGTGTCGGTGCAGGGCCCAATGGTCACTGCCTCCGCCACGGACCCGCGCCTGGCCGGCACGCTCATCGGCCAGGCGCTCATGGTGCAGAGTATCGCCCAGCTGTCGGGCCCGCCGATCTTCGGCGCAATCGTCGGCGCTGGATCGCCCGCCCAGCAGTTCGCAAACTTCCCCAAAGCTATCGCGTTTGGAGGCTGCATGCTCTTCATTTCTGGAACTTTGGTCCTCGCCGCAAGGCTGTACAAGACCAAGAAGCTCTTTGCCATTATTTAGTAGACGACGGTAGACATATCTAGTAGATCGAGGCGCGACGCGTGTACGAGAATGGCGAGGGACACTACTACTGCTACTATCTTGTTATGCATACAACATTGCTATTCTCTAGTCGGAGCCAGGGCCCACGAGCAGCCCGAGCCCACAGCCGTCTCCACGGCCGTCGCCACGGTCGAGCCTCTCTCGCCACTCAGAAGTCGTACACATCCGCGTTgccagcagcgtcgcgcacaggtccgccgacgaccgtaccgccac
Encoded proteins:
- the DPM1 gene encoding Dolichol-phosphate mannosyltransferase subunit 1; its protein translation is MSQHTIIDMAQTSDNDKYSVILPTYNERKNLPVIVWLLAKTFEENGLNWEVIVVDDASPDGTQDVARQLAKIYGDDKIVLKPRAGKLGLGTAYVHGLNFATGNFVIIMDADFSHHPKFIPEFIKQQKAHNLDIVTGTRYNSTPSPAPAPGVDIGLGPGGVYGWDLKRKLVSRGANFLADTVLQPGITDLTGSFRLYRLHAIKDIIARCTSKGYVFQMEIVVRARALGYTIGEVPITFVDRIYGESKLSGNEIVGYAKGVGQLWWGVE
- the asaE_13 gene encoding MFS transporter asaE; amino-acid sequence: MSSSTTPLPSTTSGVTPPPPEPQGAATAPSPPTSPPASRPHTPDDTELPPLPTIRGKATVKRGSSFSGPGARPRAASASRVAPPVAGDSAVADDDDEDDDNKEIAPLPDVHRSRSMRASFGAGGKDARPRAFSSGAAGAATTVRKRAASAAGQPAAGTTAGDGVPPAGASSPPTAFAALGPTVSRMSSMSARTFVDPVALVSMPTLTREETRTMRRARARAGTVTTMASLARMVSSQTVDEKPKGGEEEEGVEELVAVQITDDGEEIVYPDGGVEAWSCLFGGVCAALCAFGLAASVGAFQSYYRENLLEEYPSSTIAWIGSAQAAVCFGLCIFTGPLFDRYGCRPLLATGTLLLVLAFCMLSLSTKYYQIFLCHATLMALGADLMFIVPMGAVGQWFFLKRGLAFGILMTGSSAGAIIWPAIIANLPQKIGWGWTMRLIALLMGILGILATTFVKTRLPPRPPGPFFHLSEFKNPAYAFVAASFPFLVFGFFSFLTFIGTYGSLAGLGDFSPYLLMITNGSSGIGRLVFGFSADLVGTFNVAIVGIYSMSILTFGWLGMKTAPPLIALCVLYGFVSGAPVSVQGPMVTASATDPRLAGTLIGQALMVQSIAQLSGPPIFGAIVGAGSPAQQFANFPKAIAFGGCMLFISGTLVLAARLYKTKKLFAII